A genomic window from Plasmodium reichenowi strain SY57 chromosome 6, whole genome shotgun sequence includes:
- a CDS encoding sec14-like cytosolic factor or phosphatidylinositol/phosphatidylcholine transfer protein, putative has translation MSFDSGYVSRNLDNLLKKYETKLNVLKTLLKEKGVNEKVEDTILIRYILSYGDKLEEAVNSIEKAVTWRKQNVYPLLNNNNKNENIGYDDNVIFPDRVKPYYSFIKKALAACEHKCTLDKQPVVIARLKLCNFTLLLDNVPENILVDYIVYSNEHEFSVCNEQTKKSKTLCRTYRFIDLKGFMLKNFDRRFLRVFANTSKMSEFLHPQLVGKTYLINAPSYIRVTIETLKTFGISRRTLNKLEIPRSFSHKEPADCDWFNLLVDKNDIPTYLGGKCKCINGCIPGFQNDLEDPLNLNEEEIKEEIQNNLSKLTITKTEKNSPLMGK, from the exons ATGAGTTTCGATTCGGGATATGTATCAAGAAACTTAGATAATTTGTTAAAGAAATATGAAACCAAATTAAATGTACTTAAAACcttattaaaagaaaaaggtGTAAATGAAAAAGTAGAAGATACTATATtaataagatatattttgtCATATGGTGATAAATTAGAAGAAGCAGTAAATTCTATAGAGAAAGCAGTAACCTGGAGAAAACAAAATGTATATccattattaaataataataataaaaatgaaaatattgGCTATGATGATAATGTGATATTTCCGGATAGGGTTAAGCcatattattcttttataaaaaaagcATTAGCAGCATGTGAGCATAAATGTACATTAGATAAACAACCTGTAGTAATAGCAAGATTAAAATTATGTAattttacattattattagataaTGTGCCAGAAAATATTCTAGTAGATTATATAGTATATTCAAATGAACATGAATTTTCTGTATGTAATgaacaaacaaaaaaaagcaAAACTTTATGTAGAACATATCGTTTTATAGATTTAAAGGGATTtatgttaaaaaattttgatCGTAGGTTTCTTAGGGTTTTTGCAAATACATCTAAAATGTCTGAATTTTTGCACCCTCAGCTGGTTGGAAAGACG TATTTAATAAATGCTCCATCATATATACGAGTGACTATAGAAACGTTAAAAACTTTTGGAATAAGCAGAAGAACATTAAATAAACTGGAAATTCCTCGAAGCTTTTCTCATAAAGAGCCAGCTGACTGTGACTGGTTTAATTTGCTAGTTGacaaaaat gaCATCCCTACATATTTAGGCGGGAAGTGCAAATGCATAAATGGATGTATTCCAGGTTTCCAGAATGATCTTGAAGATCCcttaaatttaaatgaagaggaaataaaagaagaaattcaaaataatttgtCGAAATTAACCATAACAAAAACTGAGAAAAATAGCCCACTTATGGGTAAATGA
- a CDS encoding cullin-like protein, putative, translated as MDPTAVNNYPVFYVKNKDFLNVDNEDIRCSLKRFEEYIHECFSILPYNKIKIQNEEKISVQHFCDVLVFNQCEQIICAIIEKKCNEKTKQFFQEVEIRIKNEEFKNGEEEFLKLFVSIWNNFSLVLIHISDILQSFIAYTKNMCCNFFDPTQIFNYLWKKYINEYVIIKNMFISSICNCLTYDKIYCETYFYEYVCVNICNKYATKGYNLKKNQINYIERLQHIQKNDQVNNEERNKQINKINKKDRINKKEIPTESISYKIKEEEHIQRGDHNSSDNNNNNNNNNNSYDNNNNNSDDIYNSNPYLDDTNQEYKNTQKKKKINDKVLSLSIKISDILNLYDDFERIYKNETYTFYKEKIEKYKKDMETLGYEECKFDFPIIVENYLCHEQIRSRKFLKEHTEISILIMLKDLLLVKNKDVLFKDSYIKYCIIKEKYDPLRSVYLYSLNLDDLENFSNIFFNVVDNIGTELVNDVINKRNNSSLLNNAIIKLTNFKLNVDRIIIMSFRYSSYFMKKWREVFEHFINKGIQAETYMPIILSMYLNNLLTIYNACLRKLKKYYILNKKIQNNRSLFNNLLFEIDWNNYCTQPISETIDFYDISTDSDNMLGIKKYLRKKRKNAKKDLINFEHEEEYVKRKHMDNNIHNNDHNDNIYFNNNLYFNNDYHNNLYYDSLNINKRSDEKIFFHLLKIDKLFKKYHIIGKYIMNMITVILSLFRYVSDKEKFEKYYRTYMCKRLINDSSFNIILDVKVFKTLKKECGAQFTKKIEIILKDMKFTSKALMKFYKELPNNVNHFLKRKKYAVNIIFNESWEYVNTENNVIYPPMIKMCNEAFFLFYQKYNKSKNIKFLPLLGLCTLRVHFKNFKEEGSFDLEKRDDNNIEKRDDNNIEKRDDNNIEKRDDNNDEKRDENNDEKMDENNNNNYSDDNDDDLNNEDSSSTYNKKRKKKIYITVTILQALVLLLFNKKNEYHINEIKELTGISTENIIRYLKTIYTIGETHILIYDKANETLKLNFSFRSKKKFLIVNYNDVLYKDDMGPTTSLSNEDNEIEDKTLHIDAAIVKFLKTNGKSSERKICSFIKDKMDISSNEQIKNRISSLLSREFIFFKNNNYHYEL; from the exons atgGATCCTACTGCCGTAAATAATTATCCGGTTTTTtatgttaaaaataaag attttttaaacgtagataatgaagatataaGATGTAGCTTAAAAAGATTTGAAGAATATATCCATGAGTGCTTCAGCATATTACCATATaataagataaaaatacaaaatgaagaaaaaatttcaGTGCAACATTTTTGTGATGTACTTGTGTTTAATCAGTGTgaacaaataatatgtgctattattgaaaaaaaatgtaatgaaaaaacaaaacaatTTTTCCAAGAAGTAGAGAtaagaattaaaaatgaggaatttaaaaatggagaagaagaatttttaaaattatttgtatCCATATggaataatttttctttagTACTTATACATATATCTGATATATTACAATCTTTTATTGCTTATACCAAAAATATGTGTTGTAATTTTTTCGACCCCACacaaatttttaattatctatggaaaaaatatattaatgaatatgttataataaaaaatatgtttatatcTAGTATATGTAATTGTTTAActtatgataaaatatattgcgaaacatatttttatgaatacGTATGTGTTAACAtttgtaataaatatgCAACAAAAGGATAtaacttaaaaaaaaatcaaatcAATTATATTGAACGTTTACAGCATATTCAAAAGAATGACCAAgtaaataatgaagaaagaaacaaacaaattaacaaaataaataaaaaagatcgtataaataaaaaggaaattcCAACAGAGAGTATTagttataaaataaaagagGAAGAACATATACAAAGGGGTGACCATAATAGtagtgataataataataataataataataataacaatagttatgataataataataataacagcgatgatatttataattctAACCCCTATCTTGATGATACCAACcaagaatataaaaatacccaaaaaaaaaaaaaaattaacgATAAAGTTCTCTCCCTAAGTATAAAAATTAGCGATATACTAAACTTATATGATGATTTTGAACGTATTTATAAAAACGAAACCTATACGttttataaagaaaaaattgaaaaatataaaaaagatatgGAAACGTTAGGTTATGAAGAATGTAAGTTTGATTTCCCAATAATTGTCgaaaattatttatgtcATGAACAAATAAGAAGTCGTAAATTCTTAAAGGAACATACAGAAATAAGTATTTTAATTATGTTAAAAGATCTATTATtagtaaaaaataaagatgttttatttaaagattcatatattaaatattgtataattaaagaaaaatatgatcCATTAAGATctgtttatttatattctcTAAATTTAGATGATTTAGAAAAtttttctaatattttttttaatgtagTAGATAATATTGGAACAGAATTAGTTAATGACGTTATaaacaaaagaaataattcGAGCTTATTAAATAATGCCATTATCAAATTAACAAACtttaaattaaatgtaGATAGAATCATTATTATGTCTTTTAGatattcttcatattttatgaaaaaatggAGAGAAGTTTTTGaacattttattaataagGGTATACAAGCAGAAACATATATGCCAATTATACTGAGTATGTATCTcaataatttattaacaATCTACAATGCATGTTTAAGAAaactaaaaaaatattatatactaaataaaaaaatacaaaataatcGAAGCCTATTTAATAATCTACTTTTTGAGATTGATTGGAATAATTATTGTACTCAACCAATATCCGAAACAATTGACTTTTATGATATATCAACTGATAGTGATAATATGTTaggaataaaaaaatatttacgaaaaaaaaggaaaaatgCAAAAAAAGACCTTATAAATTTTGAGCATGAGGAGGAATATGTTAAAAGGAAACACATGGACAAcaatattcataataatgatcataatgataatatatattttaataataatttatattttaataatgattaCCATAATAATCTTTATTATGACAGTCTCAATATAAACAAACGAAgtgatgaaaaaatattttttcatcttttaaaaatcgataaattatttaaaaaatatcatatcataggaaaatatattatgaatatgaTAACCGTTATTCTTAGTCTTTTTAGATATGTAAGTGACAAAGaaaaatttgaaaaataCTATCGAACATATATGTGTAAGAGATTAATAAACGATTCAAGtttcaatattattttagATGTCAAAGTTTTTAAAACACTCAAAAAAGAATGTGGTGCACAATTTActaaaaaaatagaaattaTTCTAAAAGATATGAAGTTTACATCTAAAGCATTAATGaaattttataaagaaCTACCAAATAATGTTAACCactttttaaaaaggaaaaaatatgcagttaatataatttttaatgaatcatgggaatatgtaaatacagaaaataatgtaatatatcctccaatgataaaaatgtgTAACGAAGCATTTTTCCTATTTTATCAAAAGTATAATAAGTccaaaaatattaaattctTACCTTTATTGGGTTTATGTACTCTGAGGgtacattttaaaaattttaaggAGGAAGGTTCATTTGATTTGGAAAAAAgagatgataataatattgaaaaaagagatgataataatattgaaaaaagggatgataataatattgaaaaaagggatgacaataatgatgaaaaaagggatgaaaataatgacGAAAAAATggatgaaaataataataataattatagtgatgataatgatgatgatcTTAATAATGAGGATAGTTCTAGcacatataataagaaaaggaaaaaaaaaatttatattacagTTACCATATTACAAGCActtgttttattattattcaataaaaaaaatgaatatcatattaacgaaataaaagaattaacAGGAATATCAActgaaaatataatacgATATCTAAAAACCATATATACCATAGGAGaaacacatatattaatttatgaTAAAGCAAATGAAacattaaaattaaatttttcatttcgttctaagaaaaaatttcttattgttaattataatgatgtattatataaagatgATATGGGACCAACAACTTCATTATCAAATGAAGACAATGAAATAGAAGATAAAACCTTACACATAGATGCAGCTATTGtcaaatttttaaaaacaaatgGAAAATCATcagaaagaaaaatatgCTCTTTTATTAAAGATAAAATGGATATCTCATCAAATgaacaaattaaaaatagaaTAAGTTCATTATTAAGTAGAgaattcatatttttcaaaaataataattatcattatgaattgtaa